One genomic window of Punica granatum isolate Tunisia-2019 chromosome 1, ASM765513v2, whole genome shotgun sequence includes the following:
- the LOC116213608 gene encoding tetratricopeptide repeat protein SKI3: MEKEEEAASALKQLQESVDAHPDDPNLHFDLGVHLWEKGGGSSEDAAAAKDRAAEHFVISAKLNPQNAAAFRYLGHYYGEDRDAQRAIKCYQRAVTLNADDREAGEAACNLLDREGKESLEVAVCREASDKSPRAFWAFRRLGYLQVHKKKWSEAVPSLQSAIRGYPSCTDLWEALGLAYQRLGMYTAAIKSYGRAIELDSARIFARVESGNIFMMLGSFRKGIEQFEKALEISPQNLSANYGLASALFGLSRECINTGAFRWGASLLEDASKVMRLCTQLAGNQSSVWKLDADIQILYSKCFPWMVEEQALQLDAGAFNKSILSWNETCCSAARSARISYQKALHVAPWCANIYMDIAISSDLISSLNGASCNEINSWQLPEKMALGALLLECENYESWVALGCLSDHDALKQHSLIRALQLDASLAGAWAHLGKLYRRFNKQLARQAFDSARSIDPSLALPWAGMSADSHTGEVVPDEAFESCLRAVQILPLAEFQIGLTKLALLSGYSASSQVFGAICQAVQRAPNYPESHNLKGLIFEARRDYQSAVASYRAARHAISRLSGTCPESCMRDVTVNLARSLSKLGNALDAVRECDDLTKEGPLDEEGLHIYAYSLWQLGNNELALSTARNLAAKIPSMEKSAMAASVSFICRLLYYISGLDSAINSILKMPKNLFESANISFILSAVNVFDENGRLNQIISGSRRFLTSHADISEMHFLIALSKLIKNSSEFGLGYQTGIHHLRKALHMFPNSNLLRQSLGYLLLLSKRWTDSHVATRCSILSSSGFSREGGPRSAYEILGAGAVACYAVGNSGPKFSFPTCPCQSLNQPQAVQQLQRWLHQEPWNPNARYLLILNLLQRAREEKFPPQLCGAIGRLIHVALSIKSYPMEETSFQHQRFQLLLCASEMSFQEGNQVKCINHAREASELLLPHSYLFFAHLLLCRAYAVEGDSENVQREFLQCLKFGTDFHIGWISLKLMQLLYNVENDSNILDSSLDDCLKKRESSRDMCAAVFNLIEGLVALHNKDFASAEEFLAQACSLMGSDSCSLLCHGVACMQLAKWGYGAQFLSDAIRSLQKVRETAIIPLPIVSTLLAQAEGSLGSRDKWEQNLRLEWYTWSPEMRPAELYFQMHLLSEHSNAEKTCPVVRCQSPLKWVSRAIHVDPSSSRYWKILQKHARPTALEQCT, encoded by the exons atggagaaagaagaagaagcagcttCTGCCCTGAAGCAATTGCAGGAGTCCGTCGACGCTCACCCCGACGACCCCAACCTCCACTTCGATCTC GGCGTTCACCTGTGGGAGAAGGGAGGCGGGAGCAGCGAGGACGCCGCAGCCGCGAAGGACCGAGCTGCCGAGCATTTTGTGATTTCTGCTAAGCTGAACCCCCAAAATGCGGCAGCTTTCAGGTACTTGGGACACTATTACGGTGAAGACCGGGATGCCCAAAGAGCTATCAAGTGTTACCAGAGAGCTGTCACTCTTAATGCAGATGACCGTGAAGCTGGG GAAGCAGCGTGCAATTTGTTGGACCGAGAAGGGAAGGAGAGTTTGGAAGTGGCAGTATGCAGGGAAGCTTCAGATAAGTCACCCAGGGCTTTCTGGGCTTTCCGGAGATTAGGTTACCTGCAG GTCCATAAAAAGAAATGGTCAGAAGCTGTCCCAAGTCTTCAGAGTGCCATTCGGGGCTATCCATCCTGCACTGATTTATGGGAA GCGCTAGGTCTTGCTTACCAGCGGCTGGGCATGTATACTGCTGCTATTAAG TCGTATGGGAGAGCAATTGAATTGGACAGCGCTAGAATTTTTGCTCGGGTGGAAAGTGGAAACATTTTTATGATGCTTGGTTCCTTTAGAAAG GGAATTGAACAATTCGAGAAGGCGCTTGAGATCTCACCTCAAAATTTGTCTGCAAATTATGGACTTGCATCTGCGCTGTTTGGCCTTTCTAGGGAATGTATCAATACTGGGGCATTTAGATGGGGAGCCTCATTATTAGAG GATGCATCTAAAGTCATGCGATTGTGCACTCAACTTGCTGGAAATCAATCATCCGTGTGGAAGCTGGATGCTGATATTCAG ATTTTATATTCAAAATGCTTCCCATGGATGGTTGAAGAGCAGGCTTTGCAACTAGATGCAGGTGCCTTTAACAAGTCTATCCTTTCATGGAATGAGACTTGCTGTTCAGCTGCAAGATCGGCTAGAATTTCTTATCAGAAAGCACTGCATGTGGCACCTTGGTGTGCTAATATCTACATGGACATTGCAATAAGTTCTGATCTCATTTCCTCACTAAACGGCGCTTCTTGCAATGAGATAAATTCTTG GCAGTTACCTGAAAAGATGGCTTTGGGTGCTTTGTTACTTGAGTGTGAAAATTACGAGTCGTGGGTGGCACTGGGATGCCTATCTGATCATGACGCATTGAAACAGCATTCCTTGATCAGGGCATTGCAACTAGATGCATCCCTTGCAGGCGCTTGGGCACACCTTGGGAAG CTCTATAGAAGATTCAACAAGCAATTGGCAAGACAAGCATTTGACAGTGCTAGAAGCATAGATCCTTCTCTTGCTTTACCATGGGCCGGCATGTCAGCTGATTCTCATACAGG CGAGGTTGTCCCAGATGAGGCTTTTGAGAGCTGTTTGCGTGCTGTCCAGATACTTCCT CTTGCAGAGTTCCAAATTGGTCTGACAAAGCTTGCTCTTCTTTCAGGATATTCAGCATCTTCACAG GTATTTGGAGCCATCTGCCAAGCTGTCCAGCGGGCCCCCAATTACCCTGAATCCCATAATCTGAAGGGGCTGATATTTGAGGCAAGGCGTGATTATCAGTCAGCTGTGGCCTCTTATAGAGCAGCACGCCATGCGATCAGCAGATTATCTGGcacttgtccggaatcttgtATGAGAGATGTAACTGTTAATTTGGCAAGATCACTCAGCAAG TTGGGGAATGCTCTAGATGCTGTGAGAGAATGTGATGATTTGACAAAGGAAG GGCCGCTTGATGAGGAAGGATTGCATATATATGCCTATTCTCTATGGCAACTTGGCAATAACGAGCTGGCTCTTTCTACGGCCAGAAATCTCGCAGCCAAAATTCCTAGCATGGAAAAGTCGGCCATGGCAGCCTCTGTTAGTTTTATATGCAGACTGCTGTATTATATATCTGGACTCGATTCAGCAATTAACAGCATTCTAAAGATGCCAAAGAATCTGTTTGAGAGTGCAAATATCAGCTTTATCTTGTCTGCAGTCAATGTTTTTGATGAAAATGGTCGGTTGAACCAGATCATTTCTGGGAGCCGACGATTTCTTACATCTCATGCAGACATATCAGAAATGCATTTTTTGATTGCGCTAAGTAAGCTG ATCAAGAATAGTTCCGAGTTTGGCCTTGGATATCAAACTGGAATTCATCATCTTCGGAAAGCTCTTCACATGTTTCCTAATAGTAATTTACTAAG GCAGTCCCTTGGTTATCTTTTGCTGCTGAGCAAGAGATGGACTGATTCTCATGTAGCAACTCGGTGCAGCATCTTAAGCTCCTCTGGTTTTTCCCGTGAAGGAGGCCCCAGATCTGCATATGAGATCCTTGGCGCTGGAGCAGTTGCTTGTTATGCTGTCGGGAATAGCGGTCCCAAATTTTCCTTCCCAACTTGCCCATGCCAGTCCTTGAACCAACCTCAAGCTGTTCAACAGCTGCAAAG ATGGTTACATCAAGAGCCATGGAATCCTAATGCTCGGTATCTGCTAATACTAAACCTCTTACAAAGAGCACGAGAAGAGAAATTTCCTCCACAACTGTGCGGTGCGATTGGTAGGCTAATTCATGTGGCTCTGTCAATTAAGTCATATCCGATGGAAGAAACATCCTTTCAGCATCAACGGTTCCAGCTTCTACTATGTGCTTCTGAGATGAGCTTTCAGGAAGGGAACCAAGTTAAATGCATCAACCACGCGAGGGAAGCATCAGAACTGCTGCTTCCTCACAGCTATCTCTTCTTTGCACATTTGTTATTATGTCGTGCGTATGCTGTGGAAGGTGACTCGGAGAACGTTCAAAGAGAATTTCTGCAATGCTTGAAGTTCGGAACAGATTTTCATATTGGTTGGATCAGTctgaaattgatgcaacttcTTTACAATGTGGAAAACGATTCGAATATCTTGGACTCCAGTTTGGATGATTGCTTGAAAAAGAGGGAGAGCTCACGAGATATGTGTGCCGCAGTCTTCAATTTGATAGAGGGTTTAGTCGCTTTGCATAACAAGGATTTCGCATCTGCAGAAGAATTTCTAGCACAAGCTTGCTCTTTGATGGGTTCTGATAGTTGCAGCTTGCTCTGTCACG GTGTTGCCTGTATGCAGCTAGCAAAGTGGGGTTATGGCGCACAGTTTCTATCGGATGCAATAAGAAGCCTCCAGAAAGTGCGTGAGACGGCTATAATTCCCTTGCCAATTGTTTCGACATTGCTAGCCCAAGCAGAAGGAAGCTTGGGTTCTCGAGACAAATGGGAGCAGAACCTTCGCCTTGAATGGTATACTTGGTCGCCAG AAATGAGGCCCGCAGAGCTGTATTTTCAGATGCATTTGCTTTCAGAGCATTCCAACGCCGAGAAGACGTGCCCAGTTGTCAGGTGCCAAAGCCCTCTAAAATGGGTCTCCCGAGCAATCCACGTGGACCCGTCTTCTTCACGATACTGGAAGATCTTGCAGAAGCACGCAAGACCAACTGCTCTCGAGCAGTGTACTTAG
- the LOC116213626 gene encoding protein LYK5, protein MANSRTQLLLLLTFFFFLVLLGLVQVQAQQDYLNNKQLNCSNTDPITAGYACNTSSGDPPTCQSYLTFRSTAPYTSLATIAFLLKTDTAAMATLNDLTDIESIPSGTPIIAPANCSCAGTFYEHNASYVLKDEGETYFTVANDTYQGLSTCQALEAHNPYKPTELEAGMSLLVPLRCACPTAAQSSSGVLYLLSFMVIPGDDPSKIAQLFGVTEQSVLGANNLNEDDVIYPYQPILVPLTKEPTKIVLPTTSPPPPPPAGTAPATPTGGGSSSSKKWLYVGVGIGVALVAILGAVAYWALYYGRRKQEQAPPASAPPPKKASESVTDYSALPTDSSSWSVSGIRGAIDSLTIYRYEDLQKATESFAEENKIRGSVYRGKFKGDDAAVKVVKGDVSSEIKILKLINHSNIIRLSGFCLHEGNSYLVYEYAENGSLSDWLHSGKDLLSTLSWKQRIQIAYNIADAINYLHNYANPPYIHKNLKSSNVLLDGNFRAKVSNFGLARSVESENGGLQLTRHVVGTQGYMSPEYIENGVITPKLDVFAFGVVMLELLSGREAVGKNKDREELLSSAINRVVEGDNVRDKLREFIDPSLRDEYPLDLAFSMVELARKCVAYDLNSRPVMPEVLMILSKILSSSLDWDPSDELNKSRSMSHGR, encoded by the coding sequence ATGGCCAATTCAAGAACCcaactgctgctgctgctcaccttcttcttcttcctcgtcCTCCTCGGCCTAGTCCAAGTCCAAGCCCAGCAAGACTACCTCAACAACAAGCAGCTCAACTGCAGCAACACCGACCCCATCACCGCCGGCTACGCCTGCAACACCTCCTCCGGCGACCCCCCCACCTGCCAGTCCTACCTAACCTTCCGCTCCACCGCTCCCTACACCTCCCTTGCCACCATCGCCTTCCTCCTCAAGACCGACACGGCCGCCATGGCCACGCTCAACGACCTCACCGACATCGAGTCCATCCCCTCCGGCACCCCGATCATCGCCCCCGCCAACTGCTCCTGTGCTGGCACCTTCTACGAGCACAACGCCTCCTACGTCCTCAAGGACGAGGGAGAGACCTACTTCACCGTCGCCAACGACACCTACCAGGGCCTCTCCACTTGCCAGGCCCTCGAGGCCCACAACCCCTATAAACCCACCGAACTCGAAGCCGGCATGTCCCTGCTTGTGCCCCTCCGTTGCGCCTGCCCAACCGCCGCCCAGTCCTCGAGCGGCGTCCTCTACCTCCTTTCGTTTATGGTTATCCCGGGGGACGATCCCTCCAAGATCGCCCAGCTGTTCGGGGTCACCGAGCAGAGCGTGCTCGGCGCGAACAACCTAAACGAGGATGATGTGATCTACCCTTACCAGCCGATTCTCGTTCCGCTCACGAAGGAGCCCACCAAGATTGTACTGCCCACCACGTCCCCGCCGCCGCCCCCCCCTGCTGGAACCGCTCCGGCTACTCCCACCGGAGGAGGATCGAGCTCCTCCAAGAAATGGTTGTATGTCGGAGTTGGTATCGGAGTCGCCCTGGTTGCGATTCTCGGTGCGGTTGCCTATTGGGCATTATATTACGGGAGGAGGAAGCAAGAGCAGGCACCGCCTGCCTCGGCTCCACCACCGAAGAAGGCCTCCGAGTCAGTCACCGACTACTCGGCCCTGCCGACGGACAGCTCCTCGTGGTCGGTCTCGGGCATTCGAGGAGCTATCGACTCTCTGACCATTTACAGGTACGAGGACTTGCAGAAGGCCACCGAGTCGTTCGCCGAAGAAAACAAGATCAGGGGCTCGGTCTACCGAGGAAAGTTCAAGGGCGACGATGCGGCTGTGAAGGTCGTGAAAGGGGACGTATCGAGTGAGATCAAAATTCTGAAACTGATCAACCACTCAAACATAATCCGGCTCTCCGGGTTCTGCCTCCACGAGGGGAACTCATATCTCGTGTACGAGTATGCGGAGAACGGATCTCTCAGTGATTGGCTTCACTCCGGCAAGGATCTTCTATCGACTCTGTCGTGGAAACAGAGGATTCAGATTGCTTACAACATAGCCGATGCGATAAACTACCTGCACAACTATGCAAACCCGCCCTACATCCATAAGAACCTGAAGAGCAGCAACGTTCTCTTGGATGGGAACTTTCGAGCAAAAGTCTCTAATTTCGGGCTTGCAAGATCGGTGGAGAGCGAGAACGGTGGGCTCCAACTGACCCGACATGTCGTGGGAACACAGGGCTACATGTCCCCTGAGTACATCGAGAACGGCGTGATCACGCCGAAGCTTGATGTTTTTGCGTTCGGGGTCGTAATGCTGGAGCTTCTATCTGGAAGGGAAGCTGTTGGGAAGAACAAGGATAGGGAGGAGCTACTTTCTTCGGCGATAAACCGCGTAGTAGAAGGCGACAACGTGAGAGATAAACTTAGGGAGTTCATCGATCCGTCCCTTAGGGACGAGTACCCATTGGATTTGGCATTTTCAATGGTTGAGCTCGCCAGGAAGTGTGTGGCATATGATCTGAACTCTCGCCCAGTAATGCCGGAAGTTCTGATGATTCTCTCCAAGATTTTATCATCGTCGCTGGACTGGGACCCGTCCGATGAGCTCAATAAATCCCGGTCAATGAGCCATGGCAGGTAG
- the LOC116213617 gene encoding wall-associated receptor kinase 3-like has product MLSKSRIMFVLVLIFMLSFACYSSFGHPMAKSKCPEKCGNVTVPYPFGIGEGCFKDKWFKVVCEVSPSGEVPILRSYQLKVLSVSFHMVRVTIDWTFPSCHPKELGMELSIKPVNYDTGTYNPFIISPTNNQFTAQGCGIFAYVTNKRKANTTIYTEGCVSLCPEETPYGIKPSILNRTCLGIQCCQTSIPSGLKSVYVHIFNLDVNNSHFHDSQSCSRAFVAEKKFSATNGTSEMPMSIHWVIGNTTCKIANSTSSGQSCGKNAHCIDYPAKNGHRCQCDDGFDGNPYLPEGCEDVNECLHPENGCRGEATCVNTIGTYYCVCPSGVNASSYNGSCVPSPNYKRNTAQIVYLGLAVGVSITCSTAMSILCASMVKRKREAKMRKMYFKRNGGLLLEQQITSQEDAVVKTQMFAFEELQRATDDFNQGRMCGKGGFGSVYKGMLSDGRIVAIKRSHMMHEKQVTNFINEVVILSRINHRNIVKLLGCCLETEVPLLVYEFIGNGTLSHHIHYGERGMPSLSWEVRVRVAAEIAGALAYLHSAASTPIFHRDIKSSNILLDHNYNAKIADFGISRSIPMEKTHLTTALQGTFGYLDPQYFRSNQLTDKSDVYSFGVVLVELLTGERAGSKTKAEVEEKSLVLNFVTAMKEDRLFDIVDDQVRHEGRRDEIVDFAQLAKRCLKLKGGKRPTMKEVATELERIFRQLES; this is encoded by the exons ATGTTGTCAAAGAGCAGAATTATGTTTGTTCTCGTCCTAATCTTCATGCTCAGTTTTGCCTGTTACAGCAGTTTCGGGCATCCCATGGCCAAATCCAAGTGCCCTGAAAAATGCGGGAACGTCACAGTTCCGTACCCGTTTGGCATCGGAGAGGGCTGTTTCAAGGACAAGTGGTTCAAGGTTGTGTGCGAAGTCAGCCCTTCTGGGGAGGTCCCCATCCTGCGATCCTACCAACTGAAGGTCCTGAGCGTAAGCTTTCACATGGTTCGGGTCACCATTGACTGGACATTCCCTTCATGTCACCCCAAGGAGTTGGGGATGGAGTTGAGCATAAAGCCTGTAAACTACGACACCGGCACTTACAATCCCTTCATCATCTCCCCAACCAATAACCAGTTCACTGCCCAAGGATGCGGGATCTTTGCTTATGTGACCAACAAAAGGAAAGCCAATACCACGATCTACACCGAAGGGTGCGTCTCCCTCTGCCCAGAGGAAACTCCATACGGGATAAAGCCGTCAATCCTAAATCGGACTTGCTTAGGGATCCAGTGTTGCCAGACGAGCATTCCCAGTGGACTTAAGTCTGTGTACGTCCATATCTTTAATCTCGATGTCAACAACAGCCATTTTCATGACTCCCAATCCTGCAGTCGAGCTTTTGTCGCAGAGAAAAAATTCTCGGCCACTAACGGTACCAGCGAAATGCCAATGTCCATACACTGGGTTATAGGGAATACTACGTGTAAAATCGCCAACAGTACCTCTTCCGGTCAATCGTGTGGGAAAAACGCCCACTGCATCGATTACCCCGCGAAGAATGGGCACCGTTGCCAATGTGATGACGGGTTTGATGGGAATCCTTACCTTCCTGAAGGCTGCGAAG ATGTAAATGAGTGCCTGCATCCGGAAAACGGGTGCCGGGGGGAAGCTACTTGTGTCAACACCATTGGTACTTACTACTGCGTTTGTCCCTCGGGTGTAAACGCCAGCAGTTACAATGGAAGTTGCGTACCGAGTCCTAATTATAAACGGAATACTGCTCAGATTGTCTATTTAG GTCTTGCAGTCGGAGTAAGTATCACGTGCTCGACAGCTATGAGCATCTTGTGCGCCTCGATGGTTAAGAGGAAAAGGGAAGCTAAGATGAGAAAAATGTACTTTAAGCGAAATGGCGGATTATTGCTAGAGCAGCAGATCACTTCACAGGAAGATGCAGTCGTGAAAACCCAAATGTTCGCATTCGAAGAGCTCCAGAGGGCCACTGACGACTTCAACCAAGGCCGAATGTGCGGGAAGGGAGGGTTCGGGTCTGTGTACAAAGGAATGCTGTCGGATGGTCGGATAGTCGCAATCAAGCGGTCCCATATGATGCACGAGAAGCAAGTGACCAACTTCATCAACGAGGTCGTCATCCTCTCGAGGATAAACCATCGGAACATAGTGAAGCTGCTCGGATGCTGCCTGGAGACAGAAGTTCCTCTTCTCGTGTATGAGTTCATTGGCAACGGGACCCTGTCCCATCACATCCACTACGGGGAAAGAGGCATGCCTTCCCTCTCATGGGAAGTCCGTGTGAGGGTCGCCGCAGAGATTGCAGGAGCGCTTGCCTATCTCCACTCGGCTGCCTCCACTCCGATATTCCACCGGGATATAAAGTCTAGCAACATTCTCCTGGACCACAACTACAATGCCAAGATTGCTGACTTCGGGATATCCCGGTCAATCCCCATGGAAAAGACCCACCTCACCACGGCCCTGCAGGGCACGTTTGGGTACCTGGACCCTCAGTATTTCCGGTCGAACCAGCTCACGGACAAGAGCGATGTGTACAGCTTTGGGGTGGTGCTAGTCGAGCTCCTGACAGGGGAGAGGGCAGGGTCCAAGACCAAGGCCGAGGTGGAGGAAAAGAGCCTGGTGCTCAACTTTGTGACGGCGATGAAGGAGGACCGGCTGTTCGACATTGTGGATGACCAGGTTCGGCACGAGGGCAGGAGGGACGAGATAGTCGATTTCGCTCAGCTCGCCAAGAGATGCCTCAAGCTGAAAGGAGGAAAACGGCCCACCATGAAAGAAGTGGCAACAGAGCTTGAAAGGATCTTCAGGCAGTTAGAAAGttga
- the LOC116213635 gene encoding uncharacterized protein LOC116213635, which yields MAQHRASHYCFAVLSTSFFSYGTMIPTRFSPFPSLTGLGDDSAMAMKLMRFCWFGATMAMATARCDLRSVRLRWCWLAAAVATAGALISAGVSAGHAAEEGLVTRIAFGSCANQSAPQPIWDSIINFDPQVFVWMGDNIYGDKKHPLRLLGKERTFGPWKNVPRFYPSSEEEMELSYKKAKSNPGYSRLRQKAKVIGTWDDHDYGLNNAGKEFSAKVTNQRLHLDFLDEPQDSPRRKQEGVYGSYTFGPVGKQVKVIILDTRYHRDPIHSDGTMLGTTQWSWLEKEMRGPATEITVIVSSIQVISNLTATMAPLFDMEGWGRFPKERDRLFKLIRESKRVGVFFISGDVHYGEISRYDCGADYPLYDITSSGLTQAVEKAVPPAFRPVIRGVAHLTPSTMRVMGSNCRYSSCTYGKPNYGAIEINWNGTPVKLKIEVRDVEGHPVTGVNILLSELQVGNAKPAAVPAGEYQRHCTLEVDLPWLVRHRLVILSYCFLTVSFLAVLILVHLVVRFCWKHLAKCKRD from the exons ATGGCTCAGCACCGCGCTTCCCATTACTGTTTCGCCGTTCTTTCCACATCCTTCTTCAGCTATGGAACAATGATTCCAACTCGGTTCAGTCCATTTCCGTCACTGACTGGTCTCGGGGATGACTCGGCGATGGCGATGAAGTTGATGCGGTTCTGTTGGTTTGGTGCGACGATGGCTATGGCGACGGCCAGGTGCGATCTTAGGTCGGTCAGGCTCCGGTGGTGCTGGTTGGCTGCAGCTGTGGCGACTGCGGGCGCACTGATATCGGCCGGTGTTTCTGCTGGGCACGCGGCGGAGGAAGGTCTAGTGACCCGAATCGCATTCGGATCATGCGCCAATCAGAGCGCCCCTCAg CCCATATGGGATTCAATCATTAACTTTGATCCCCAAGTTTTCGTTTGGATGGGTGACAATATATATGGAGACAAAAAGCACCCTTTGAGATTACTTGGTAAGGAGAGGACATTCGGGCCTTGGAAGAATGTTCCGAGATTTTATCCATCCTCTGAGGAGGAAATGGAGCTTTCTTACAAAAAAGCCAAGAGTAATCCCGGTTATTCACGACTGCGGCAGAAGGCTAAG GTGATTGGCACATGGGATGACCATGATTATGGACTAAATAATGCAGGAAAGGAATTTAGTGCTAAAGTGACTAACCAGAGGCTCCACCTTGATTTCCTAGATGAACCTCAGGATAGTCCACG GCGCAAGCAAGAAGGTGTTTATGGTTCATATACGTTTGGTCCTGTGGGTAAACAAGTCAAG GTTATTATACTGGACACCAGATACCACCGAGATCCTATTCATAGTGATGGAACTATGTTAGGAACTACACAGTGGTCGTGGCTAGAGAAAGAGATGAGGGGGCCAGCAACAGAGATAACTGTGATTGTATCTTCTATCCAG GTCATATCAAATCTTACAGCAACAATGGCTCCTTTATTTGATATGGAGGGCTGGGGACGATTTCCAAAGGAGAGGGATCGACTCTTTAAATTAATAAGAGAGAGCAAG AGAGTTGGTGTGTTTTTTATCAGTGGAGATGTTCATTATGGTGAAATCTCTCGGTATGATTGTGGTGCTGATTACCCGCTTTACGACATTACTTCAAGTGGGCTTACTCAAGCTGTGGAGAAGGCTGTTCCACCTGCATTTCGTCCTGTAATAAGAGGAGTTGCACATTTAACACCAAGCACCATGAGAGTCATGGGCAGTAACTGTAGATACAGTTCATGTACATATG GAAAACCGAACTATGGAGCAATTGAGATAAATTGGAATGGGACTCCAGTGAAACTGAAAATCGAAGTCAGGGATGTGGAAGGACATCCTGTGACAGGTGTAAATATATTGCTGTCAGAACTGCAAGTAGGGAATGCAAAACCTGCAGCTGTTCCAGCTGGAGAATATCAGAGACATTGTACTTTAGAAGTTGATCTCCCATGGCTTGTCAGACACCGCTTGGTTATATTATCTTATTGCTTCTTAACCG TATCTTTTCTTGCTGTGCTGATACTTGTTCACCTAGTTGTGAGATTTTGCTGGAAACATCTCGCCAAATGCAAGCGTGACTGA
- the LOC116192290 gene encoding probable calcium-binding protein CML31 produces MGFLSKKSDEAARSSAFSSPERDNETSKASSSPPKSALERLRHNLSPKKLSPPSPALDVVADGEDRTPGSGGLQPVFDYFDENGDGRISPVELRSCVNALGGVLSEEEAEVAIRASDEDGDGLLRYEEFERLVEGCGEEERDRGLREAFGMYEMKGKGYITAASLKKMLSRLGQSRSIDDCKAMIMAFDLNGDGVLTFDEFRVMMR; encoded by the coding sequence ATGGGCTTTCTAAGCAAGAAGTCAGACGAGGCCGCCCGGTCCAGTGCCTTCTCCTCACCCGAGCGGGACAATGAGACGAGCAAAGCTAGCAGCTCGCCTCCGAAGTCAGCCCTCGAGAGGCTTCGCCACAACCTCTCGCCGAAGAAACTCAGCCCGCCTAGCCCAGCGCTTGATGTTGTGGCAGATGGGGAGGATCGTACTCCCGGCAGCGGAGGCCTCCAGCCGGTGTTTGACTACTTCGATGAGAATGGTGACGGGAGGATATCCCCCGTGGAGCTGAGGAGCTGCGTGAATGCGCTTGGAGGGGTGCTCTCGGAGGAGGAGGCAGAGGTGGCGATTAGGGCCTCGGACGAGGACGGGGACGGGCTGCTGAGGTACGAGGAGTTCGAGAGGCTGGTGGAGGGCTGCggggaggaggagagggaCAGGGGGCTGAGGGAGGCCTTTGGAATGTACGAGATGAAGGGGAAGGGATACATTACGGCTGCGAGCCTGAAGAAGATGCTCAGCCGGCTCGGCCAGTCTCGGTCCATCGACGACTGCAAGGCGATGATCATGGCCTTCGACCTCAACGGCGATGGCGTCCTCACCTTCGACGAGTTCCGAGTCATGATGCGCTGA